ATTAAAATTAAGTTTTTTATGAAAATATTCTATTATATTTTATTAAAAAATAAATTAGAATGTAACTATAAAAATAAAATTAAAAAATTAGGAGTGTGAAAATGTTAGGAACAGAGTTATTTATAGGGGCGGTTTATCTTGCAGGTTTACTTTCATTTTTTTCCCCTTGTATATTTCCGTTGTTACCAGTGTACATTGGAATGTTAAGCACAGGAAGAAAGAAGTCGATTCTAAAAACGCTGGTATTCGTTCTGGGTCTTTCAACAAGCTTTGTTTTACTAGGCTTTGGAGCGGGAACAATAGGTTCTATTTTGACAAGTAGATCTTTTAGAATTATAAGTGGGATAATAATAATAATTTTTGGAATTATTCAAATGGAGCTTATAAGAATTCCAATTTTAGAAAGAACAAAACTTGTTGATATAAAAGGGAAAGAACAAGATGGAATTTGGGGAGCATTTTTATTAGGTTTTACATTCAGTTTAGGTTGGACACCTTGTGTAGGCCCTATACTTGCATCGATTTTATTTATTTCAAGTGGAGGAGGAAATCCACTTCATGGTGCACTTATGATGTTGGTTTATGTTTTGGGACTAGCTACTCCATTTTTAATTCTATCTCTTTCTTCAAAATATCTGTTGGAAAAGATTTCAGGAATAAAGAAACATTTGAATCTTGTGAAAAAAATAGGAGGTCTACTTATTATTGCTATGGGTATATTACTTCTTATGGATAAGTTAAATATATTTTTAAATATATAATAAATTAAAATGCTAGGAGGTTTTAGTAGATGAAAATACTAAAGAAAATATTTTTTGTTATGATGATGCTGTTAGTTGGTGCAGGTGCAGCATATGCAGCAGAAAGTGATTTAACTAAAATTACTTTAAAAGATGTAAATGGCATGGAGTATAAATTTGGAAAACAAGATAAAGAAACTTATGTCAAATTTTGGGCTTCTTGGTGTCCGATTTGTCTTTCTGGGCTGGAAGAGCTTGATAAACTTAGTGGAGAAAATAAAAACTTTGAAATTGTAACTATTGTCAGTCCAGGAATGAAGGGCGAAAAGAAAAGTCAAGATTTTACTAAATGGTACAATTCATTAGGCTATAAAAATTTAAAAGTTCTATTGGATGAAAAAGGGGAACTTTCAAAAATGTTCAATGTTCGTGTCTATCCTACTTCAGTAATTTTATCTAAAGAAGGGGAGGTTAAAAAAGTTCTTCCAGGACATTTAGAAAAATCAGAAATTGAAAAGATGTTTGACTCTAAAATGGATAAAAAAATGATGATGGATGATAAAATGATGAACAAAGACGAAATGAAAAAAGATATGATGAATGACAAGATGATGAATAAAGATGGAATGAAAAATGATATGATGCATAAAGAGGAGATGAAAGATAAAAAAATGATGAATGATAAAATGGGTATGGAAAAAAAAACAACAAATTAAGCCATAAAAACAATATAGCAGAAATTTATTTAGCTGGTGGATGTTTTTGGGGTGTGGAAGCATATATGGAGAGAATATATGGTGTAGTTGACGCCACTTCAGGCTATGCCAATGGCAATACAAAAAATCCTAAATATGAAGATTTAATATATAGAAATTCAGGGCATGCAGAAACAGTTCATGTTAAATATGACACAGAGAAAATAGATTTAACAACTTTATTAAAGTACTATTTTAAAATCATTGATCCAACAAGTTTAAACAAACAGGGAAATGATAGAGGAAGTCAATATAGAACAGGTATTTATTATGTAAATAAAGAAGATGAAAGTGTAATTCGGACTGAAATTACAGAACAACAGAAAAAATATACACAAAAAATTGTAGTGGAAGTTTTGCCTTTAAGAGAATTTTACTTAGCAGAAGAATATCATCAAGATTATT
This DNA window, taken from Fusobacterium russii ATCC 25533, encodes the following:
- a CDS encoding cytochrome c biogenesis CcdA family protein, with product MLGTELFIGAVYLAGLLSFFSPCIFPLLPVYIGMLSTGRKKSILKTLVFVLGLSTSFVLLGFGAGTIGSILTSRSFRIISGIIIIIFGIIQMELIRIPILERTKLVDIKGKEQDGIWGAFLLGFTFSLGWTPCVGPILASILFISSGGGNPLHGALMMLVYVLGLATPFLILSLSSKYLLEKISGIKKHLNLVKKIGGLLIIAMGILLLMDKLNIFLNI
- a CDS encoding redoxin family protein, with translation MKILKKIFFVMMMLLVGAGAAYAAESDLTKITLKDVNGMEYKFGKQDKETYVKFWASWCPICLSGLEELDKLSGENKNFEIVTIVSPGMKGEKKSQDFTKWYNSLGYKNLKVLLDEKGELSKMFNVRVYPTSVILSKEGEVKKVLPGHLEKSEIEKMFDSKMDKKMMMDDKMMNKDEMKKDMMNDKMMNKDGMKNDMMHKEEMKDKKMMNDKMGMEKKTTN